aaaaattgatgtgTCTTAAGTTAATCATTTTATCCTTATACAAATGGTGGTAACTTGGCATAGAAAATtatgttttagaaaaaaaaatatttttataattcttttatCCTAATCGGAGTATGCATGGTAGACTATTGGAGTGTAATATTTTTATGgtattttgtgaatttttatAGTTATACTTATGTCTTATTTATTTCGCTAAATGAAGTATAtattttgatagcaaaatgaaaGAGTGAAAAATTCATTTTATTAATGATGTGGGCTATTTTTTTAATGTGAAGCAAATCCATAGGGGGTGCCAAAAGTCAATTTTAAATATTCAGGGCAACGGCTACTTTGTTAGGCTGGGCAGGCCCAGGCCAGACCGCTGCCAACAGAGCTTCATCCTTCATCTTCttctattatattatatataagctTACTGACCGTTGGGATGTGTGAGACCTAATTGCTTccttatcttttcttttcttttctactcTTCCATTTCTTTTACTTCTGTTCAAGCAAAGGAGCGTCCCCAATTCACATGCCCTCCTTAGTGACCGTTAAAAGAACCGTTCCCGTCGTCATTCTCCCTCTCGCTACCacagaaaaaccctaaaaaatctcTCTTTGCTCGCAGAGAGAGAGCCCTCTCTTTTGATCTACACTAAGGAAAAGGGCAAATCCCAAAGAAACCCAGAAATGGATTCCAACGAAAGAAGGAAAAGTGGGTTGAATCTCCCAGCTGGAATGTCCGAGACGTCGTTGCGCCTCGACACGTTCTCCGGTTCTTTCCGGACGATATCGAAGCTGTCGTCGCCGTCGAAGGCCACCACCTGCAGCGATAGATTCATACCGTGCAGATCGTCGTCGAGGCTTCACACTTTCGGGCTCGTCGAGAAGGGGTCGCCCGTGAAGGAAGGCGGCAACGAGGCCTACTCCAGGCTGTTGAAATCTGAACTTTTTGGGTCTGATTTTGGGTGTTTTTCTCCTGCAGGTCAAGCGTCTCCGATGAGTCCCAGCAAGAACATGTTGAGGTTCAAGACGGAGCACTCCACGCCTAATTCGCCCTTTTCTCCTTCCATTTTGGGTCATGAGAGCGGATTCTCCTCTGAGGTTTCCACGCCTCCCAAGCCACCCCGGAAGGTCCCCAAGACACCGCACAAGGTAATTAAGCTGCTCTTTTCCTTCTAGAAAATTTATAACGTTgcgttttttgttgtttttgcgAACATagaatgaaatttatgttttctgggCTCTCAATCACAAGATCCGAGATTTccccttttttccttttatttattttccttcgTTTTCTTGGCGACTATATGGAGATTCTTGATGAAATTTCACACTGAGGGATTTGAACAAGGGTTTGGAGCAGAACAACTAGCTTGATTTTTctgggagagagaaagagagaggacaGGACCATAATCATGTTGGAAATGATTGATCATCCATTGTTGCAGGTCCTGGATGCCCCATCACTTCAAGACGACTTCTACTTGAACCTTGTGGACTGGTCCTCGCAGAATGTGCTTGCAGTTGGATTGGGCACTTGTGTCTATCTATGGACCGCCTCAAACAGCAAAGTAAGTTTTGACATTACCAAAGATCACAAATTAGCTTTTTTCTTCGTACATCTGGCAAAGTCTAAGGATGGAGAAGAATGAGCTGTACATACATTCTGCTAATCTTTGTTCTTAGGTGACCAAGTTGTGTGATCTGGGACCTAGTGATAGTGTCTCTTCAGTTCAGTGGACCAAAGAGGGTTCATACATATCAATTGGAACAAATCTTGGTCAAGTTCAGGTACCTGATTTTCTATTTAAGTCTTATTCTGCAGAATGGGATATGCAAAATTCAATTTCAGACACATACACATCTGAGTTCACAAAGCATTTTTGCTCTTGTTACAGGTCTGGGATGGAAGTCAATGCAAGAGAGTCCGAGCAATGGGAGGGCATAACACGAGAACGGGCGTCTTGGCATGGAGTTCCCGCTTATTATCTTCTGGGAGTAGAGACCGCAACATACTTCAGCATGATCTTCGAGTTTCAAATGATTTTGTCAGCAAATTAGTTGGCCACAAATCTGAGGTAATCTCACATGGACGGTAAAAAATCCCTAATCCCAATTAATTAACAATGATAGATTGTCTAGTTTTTAACTTAAAAGTTCAAAACATGTCTATACATTACATTACATATGTGATTGTCTTTTATCATGGCCTACATTTATTTTTGCGAAAAATTGAATCACTTTCCAGGTAAAATGACAGTTAACCTTACCTCTCTTATTATATATACCTCAGGTATGTGGGCTAAAATGGTCCCATGATGATAGGGAACTTGCATCAGGTGGCAATGATAATCAGGTATCAGtcaattagtatttttttttttcaactaatGTATTCTGAATCAGTGATTCTCATTGTGGTTGATCAGCTCTTGGTCTGGAACCAACATTCTCAACAACCAGTTCTAAAGCTAACAGAGCACACTGCTGCTGTTAAGGCAATTACTTGGTCACCCCATCAGAGTGGCCTTCTTGCATCTGGCGGAGGAACTGCTGACAGGTGTATTCGCTTCTGGAACACCACAAATGGCAATCAACTAAATAGTATTGACACAGGGAGCCAGGTCTCTTTTTTCAGTTTCTGTTATATATTTCTATAATATACACTATTGCACCTGCATATATTTGTAAAGGAAAGTTTCAGATAGCAGATTTCAATGCTAGTAGCAACTTGTTCGTGTTCTGGTTTcctttatttattctttatttatttagtttattattattttttgcgATGAATGTTCTGAGGAGGAATCAAATAGCGCAGATGGTCTACTTTTTTTGTAAAATAGCAGAGAATTCTTGCAGGTCAACTATAGACACTACGTGCTTACCAAATTTCAGCAATTCACATGCAGGTATGCAATCTAGCATGGAGTAAGAATGTGAATGAGCTAGTCAGCACTCATGGTTATTCCCAGAATCAAATAATGTTGTGGAAGTATCCGTCAATGGCAAAGGTATAAGACATGACAGCTCTGCTATTTTCAGGATAACATCTGGAAAACATGAATCTCCGGGTGTGTTGGAAATGTTCTTGTATCTTGTTTTTCGTCATTTGTTTCACATTGTCAAAATGGGCAGAGAGATTTTAGAAGCAAAATTTGTTTTCAACTGTTTTCTGAAAGTTACTTCACAACACTATTTCTTGCTTATTGGAAACAACACGGAAACATGCATGTTGGAAGCATTTCTcaatatatatcaatatatatatatagcgagATCAGCATCTATTGTTTTTTCCATGTCAAGAAAAATATTGGTAAAATTGTTTTATGTTTtatcttttggaaaaataatgTCAAACTGGGCTGGGCTGAGAGATTTTAGAAGCAAAAGGGAAAAAAAGTTTTCAACTGTTATCTAACCACACAACACTGATTCTGCAATTGAACCACACAACACTGATTCTGCAATTGAGATTTGAGAACGACGTGAAAACATGCATGTTGTCTAGAAACATTACCTAGTACAACCCAACCCCAATATATAACATCTATCATTTGTTCCACTGACAAGAAAACCAATTTGTTTCTGTTTTGGACTGGATTTTGTAGGTTGCAACTCTAACTGGCCACAGTTTCCGTGTACTCTATCTTGCTACGTCACCAGATGGACAGGTAGTCTACCATTTCCTCCATGATGTTTAAGGCTTTAAGCAACTCACTGTGTGCATGGCAAGTCCTTGTGAGTGATATAGAGTATTTTTGAGTCTAATAAGCTGCTCCCACAGACAATAGTGACTGGAGCTGGAGATGAGACATTGCGGTTTTGGAATGTCTTCCCGTCCATGAAATCACCGGTTAGTCTGGTCATAAGATATTCAATTACTTGTACTTTGATCAAAGCAATACCCTTAGTGCATGCCCTTAACAAGGTTTtccatttctttttcattttcaggcaCCAGTCAAGGATTCAGGCCTCTGGTCATTGGGACGAACCCAGATACGATGAAAAAACTCTTTgcatatagaaaaataaaattctttcctttttattttttttattttttataaatgcACATACCAAATTTCAGGAGCAATCACCAGAGGCGCAAGAATTTGTGTTTAATAAATAATTCTCAGAATCCTCAAGGGGAGTTTCTTGTTTGccttgcctctctctctctctctctctctctctgtggacGCTTATGTTGtgtggaagaaaataaaaattttgaaattcatgcaTCAAATAAAGCGTCCAATTCTGTGTTGGATCATATCAAACTATTGTGCGACCCTAGGACAAATGTATCTCAAGATTCATGAATATTTTCTTCAAGTGTGGATACAGACAGAAAACAGAAATAAAATGTTTCTGAAACTCTAATCGCCCAAGGCCCCACGGGAAGGGATGATACAAGGGTTTGGAGGAGATATGATAATCCATATTAGTAGTTAACAGACGTGATAATCCATATTAAAAAGATTCACCTAAAAGCCAAAATTGTAAGGTATCTCTCTAATATGTTGTCAAAGCCCATTTTAGCTTGAAGAAAGATGAAAGCACAAGGGTTTGGAGGAGATATGATAATCCATATTACTAGTTCTTAGAACAGATTCATAGACGTGATAATCCATATTAAACAGATTCACCTAAAAGCCAAAATTGTAAGGTATCTCTCTAATATGTTGTCAAAGCCCATTTTAGCTTGAAGAAAGATGAAAGCACAAGGGTTTGGAGGAGATATGATAATCCATATTACTAGTTCTTATAACAGATTCATAGACGTGGTAATCCATATGAAATAGATTCACCTAAAAGCCAAAATTGTAAGGTATCTCTCTAATATGTTACTAGGACATCAAAGGGATGATATAAGGGTTTGGAGGAGATGTGATAATCCATATTACTAGTTCTCAGAACAAATTCACAGGCGTGATAATCCATATTACTAGTTCTCAGAACAGATTCACAGACGTGATAATCCATATTAAACAGATTCACCTAAAAGCCAAAATTGTAAGGTATCTCTCTAATATGTCACTAGGACATCAAAGCCCATTTTAGCTTGAAGAAAGTTGAAAGCACAAGGCATGCAACTTGTGCTGAAAATTTTAGTAGTAGCACAAATGATGACAGCGAGGATTGACTTCAAAACCTGGTTGAAAAGGTAATCTGATAGTATTCACCCtaagaataatttttaattatcaGTCAGAATATGGACAATAGGATCAAACTCTACACTTTTGGCCGAAAAGGCAGGGCGTCGAAAAACTAGTTCGCCCTAGGAATAGTTTTTAACTATCTTTAAAAATAAGGTAGGTCTAAGGATCAAGTTCAAAGCTGAATGTAGAATAGGTTCAAACAAACCTAACAGTTGACTTCATGATGCCTAGTTGAGCGTTCTAGGAAATCTCCAATAAGAAAACGTCAGTCATTGCAAGTTCCTCAGAATAATACAGATTAAGATGAAACAAATATAATAAaagagtaaataaataaattcaaactGATTAACACGTGAATAATTTCAATGTTGAAGTGCTTCACTCTCTGATAAAGAAATGACCTGGAAAGTTTGAACTGCCCACGTTTTGGAAGTTCATTTTGCTAATAAACTAAAAACCCACCCTTaatataaaaattagaaaaaaaattgccACAGGCCAAGAAATAAAATTGGAACAATGAGTGTAACAATTGGCCATATGCGTAAGAAATTAAACATGATCTTGCCCAAGCCACCagtaccaaaaaataaaaatggacatGTATAGAATCATTGAAGAGGTTTCCCAGAAGAAAGCCCAATGTGAATTCTTCCCTTCCATCCTTGCAGTAACCACTGGTCATCTACATCAACTACAAAATTCTTGTCATATCCTGAGGAGGAAGTCACCCACTCCTTTGCTACGCTAACAATCTTCTTGTTCAAG
This region of Malania oleifera isolate guangnan ecotype guangnan chromosome 10, ASM2987363v1, whole genome shotgun sequence genomic DNA includes:
- the LOC131165300 gene encoding protein FIZZY-RELATED 3, whose translation is MDSNERRKSGLNLPAGMSETSLRLDTFSGSFRTISKLSSPSKATTCSDRFIPCRSSSRLHTFGLVEKGSPVKEGGNEAYSRLLKSELFGSDFGCFSPAGQASPMSPSKNMLRFKTEHSTPNSPFSPSILGHESGFSSEVSTPPKPPRKVPKTPHKVLDAPSLQDDFYLNLVDWSSQNVLAVGLGTCVYLWTASNSKVTKLCDLGPSDSVSSVQWTKEGSYISIGTNLGQVQVWDGSQCKRVRAMGGHNTRTGVLAWSSRLLSSGSRDRNILQHDLRVSNDFVSKLVGHKSEVCGLKWSHDDRELASGGNDNQLLVWNQHSQQPVLKLTEHTAAVKAITWSPHQSGLLASGGGTADRCIRFWNTTNGNQLNSIDTGSQVCNLAWSKNVNELVSTHGYSQNQIMLWKYPSMAKVATLTGHSFRVLYLATSPDGQTIVTGAGDETLRFWNVFPSMKSPAPVKDSGLWSLGRTQIR